One genomic window of Leptospira paudalimensis includes the following:
- a CDS encoding HTTM domain-containing protein, with protein sequence MTVIKFFNQPVSSLSLQFLRFGYGLTTTIIIIRYFYFGWIHTYFIQPTFFFKHFGLEWVPNLPPSFIYLLFIILLLTSIGILFGYFVRTNLMIFTIGFTWFHFIDATIYLNHYYLISILGFLLWLSPISKYDTPITGIQNWIRTPMPVTKLWIYAFRLQIGLVYFFGGLAKLQPDWMWEALPLKLWLYQSEGKLPWFDPILGLPVTAYVFSWIGILFDLSIPFLLCFARFRLVTWSVVLLFHSFTSFLFPIGVFPIVMSVSSLIFFPADWPKQVWNRFFKEKDHKIQLEDKENEIPSNSRLYPIEGILIVFLLFQILIPFRHLFYPGQVTWTEEGIKFSWQVMVADKVGEALFFVQGKSIDPRNELTEYQYRMMVIQPEHLIQYAKHIQSKAAIETGQKDIPVYVQSHVSLNGKRTKPLFAPDVDLTKIEINFLPLKGLNR encoded by the coding sequence ATGACGGTGATTAAATTTTTTAATCAACCAGTCTCATCTTTATCCTTACAGTTTCTACGATTTGGTTATGGGCTAACAACGACGATTATCATCATTCGATACTTTTATTTTGGATGGATCCATACTTACTTCATCCAACCAACTTTTTTTTTCAAACATTTTGGACTGGAATGGGTTCCAAACTTACCACCTTCGTTCATTTACCTTTTATTTATCATTTTACTTTTGACTTCGATTGGGATTTTATTTGGTTATTTTGTTCGCACAAATCTTATGATTTTTACGATCGGATTCACTTGGTTTCATTTTATCGATGCAACTATTTACCTGAATCATTATTACCTGATATCAATTTTGGGATTTTTACTCTGGTTATCTCCGATCTCAAAGTATGACACACCGATCACAGGAATTCAAAATTGGATTCGAACTCCAATGCCAGTCACCAAACTATGGATTTATGCATTTCGATTACAAATTGGTTTGGTTTATTTTTTCGGTGGACTTGCCAAATTACAACCCGATTGGATGTGGGAAGCATTACCATTAAAACTATGGTTGTACCAATCAGAAGGAAAACTTCCGTGGTTTGACCCAATTCTTGGGTTACCTGTGACTGCTTATGTTTTCTCTTGGATAGGAATCCTGTTTGATCTATCGATCCCTTTTTTACTATGTTTCGCTCGGTTTCGATTGGTAACATGGAGTGTAGTCCTTCTCTTTCATTCATTTACCTCGTTTTTATTTCCGATAGGTGTTTTTCCAATTGTGATGAGTGTATCTTCACTTATCTTTTTTCCTGCAGACTGGCCAAAACAAGTATGGAATCGATTTTTCAAAGAGAAAGATCATAAAATTCAACTGGAAGACAAAGAAAATGAAATTCCATCAAATAGTCGTTTGTATCCAATTGAAGGGATTCTCATAGTTTTCCTTCTATTTCAAATTCTGATTCCTTTTCGCCACTTATTTTATCCTGGTCAGGTTACTTGGACAGAAGAAGGAATTAAATTCTCATGGCAAGTGATGGTAGCCGATAAAGTGGGTGAAGCCCTATTTTTTGTCCAAGGTAAATCCATTGATCCAAGGAACGAACTTACAGAATACCAATACAGAATGATGGTGATTCAACCTGAACATCTCATTCAATACGCCAAACACATCCAATCGAAAGCCGCAATCGAAACAGGCCAAAAAGACATACCAGTGTATGTTCAATCCCATGTTTCACTAAACGGCAAACGAACAAAACCCTTGTTTGCACCAGATGTAGATTTAACGAAAATCGAAATTAATTTTTTACCATTAAAAGGACTCAATCGATGA
- a CDS encoding di-heme oxidoreductase family protein — protein MKYIHLILVLTSFVFVNCKTQSSDDEKNSVLLLAVLSATSCSLGDSLNDPCEQYSGGETTTFDSTESAFDLEAANVLDARRSIDFQDGNANFNRTWLPAGNSSVAGLGPVFNNRSCQSCHVKDGRGRPPADGTSLSSMLIRLSVPGNNPTTGGPVAMTNFGTQLNTEGITEYGTGTQIPKEGIVTITYTEEPGTFPDGESYSLRKPNYTITWNVGGGATQINVANPGQPYHPTNNASGSYLISPRTSPMMPGLGLLEAIPETTIRSFADEFDTNGDGISGRPNIVWDTKQAKTFLGRFGWKANQPNLNHQNASAFLGDIGLTTSIFPTENCATGQTLCSSSPTGNGTNPEISNDRLARVTFYTSLVSVPGRRGWKSDDVRRGKEIFIQIGCASCHIPRIKTGDHPIPEIANQEIRPYTDLLIHDMGDGLSDFRPDFKASGNEWRTTPLWGLGLIERVNGHELLLHDGRARGIQEAILWHGGEAEPIKNNFKSLSKDQRTKLISFLKSL, from the coding sequence ATGAAATACATCCACCTTATCCTTGTTCTAACATCATTTGTCTTTGTGAATTGCAAAACACAATCCAGTGATGATGAAAAAAATTCAGTTTTACTTTTGGCAGTCTTATCTGCCACATCTTGTTCTTTAGGAGATTCATTGAATGACCCTTGTGAACAGTACAGTGGTGGGGAAACCACAACATTCGACTCAACAGAATCTGCCTTTGATCTAGAAGCTGCGAATGTATTAGATGCAAGGAGGTCCATTGATTTCCAAGATGGAAATGCTAACTTTAATCGAACATGGTTACCAGCTGGTAATTCTTCTGTTGCGGGGCTGGGGCCAGTTTTTAATAACAGGTCTTGCCAAAGTTGCCATGTAAAAGATGGAAGAGGCCGCCCACCCGCAGACGGAACAAGTTTATCCTCCATGTTGATTCGTTTGAGTGTTCCAGGAAACAATCCAACAACAGGAGGTCCTGTTGCGATGACAAATTTCGGAACACAATTGAATACAGAAGGGATTACCGAATATGGAACTGGTACTCAAATTCCAAAAGAAGGAATTGTTACCATTACCTATACAGAAGAACCAGGAACCTTTCCTGATGGAGAATCCTACTCTTTACGAAAACCAAATTATACAATCACATGGAATGTGGGAGGTGGTGCCACTCAAATCAATGTGGCAAATCCTGGCCAACCTTACCACCCTACAAACAATGCTTCTGGATCCTATTTGATCTCACCAAGAACATCACCTATGATGCCGGGACTCGGTTTATTGGAAGCAATCCCAGAAACCACCATACGATCGTTTGCCGATGAATTCGATACAAATGGAGATGGGATTTCAGGTAGACCCAATATAGTTTGGGATACGAAACAAGCAAAAACCTTTTTGGGTAGATTTGGATGGAAAGCAAACCAACCAAACTTAAACCACCAAAATGCGAGTGCTTTTCTTGGTGATATTGGACTCACTACATCTATTTTTCCAACCGAAAATTGTGCAACAGGTCAAACCTTATGTTCATCTAGCCCCACAGGCAATGGAACAAATCCTGAAATTTCCAATGATCGTCTAGCGAGAGTTACATTCTATACAAGTCTGGTAAGTGTTCCTGGTCGAAGGGGATGGAAATCTGATGATGTGAGAAGAGGAAAAGAAATTTTCATTCAAATAGGATGTGCATCTTGTCATATCCCAAGAATCAAAACAGGAGACCACCCTATTCCTGAAATTGCAAACCAAGAGATAAGACCTTATACTGATTTACTCATCCATGATATGGGTGATGGTCTCAGTGATTTTCGACCTGATTTTAAGGCTAGTGGGAATGAATGGAGAACAACACCTTTATGGGGATTGGGACTCATCGAAAGAGTTAATGGACATGAACTTCTGTTACACGACGGCAGGGCAAGAGGAATTCAAGAAGCGATTCTTTGGCATGGTGGAGAAGCTGAACCAATCAAAAATAATTTTAAGTCATTATCCAAAGACCAAAGAACCAAATTAATTTCATTTCTAAAATCATTATGA
- a CDS encoding imelysin family protein, translating to MFGKQIITIVLTLGISTMGCTKQENNEASLLASLALVGAGGNQTAFLETYSQIAFQNYSDAYADVVLMREKVTTFTQKASPSLSELNEIRTLWRKARRSYLQAEIFRFSQGPVDNPNLTGGVELEPLMNSWPLDEGYIDTVVLAGTVTKQGLIDKNQGDCSSGTCPDGDTAKNISVGWHAIEYILWGVDATNNSTPGTSITQTNFTTANGSGSAQAKRSAYLLYATEILESHLLLIKNAWDPSISGSYVQKFKTSSTSFENILRGIAKFAGGEWGGERMTGVFGGDQEEEHSCFSDNTKSDFYYDAKGLENIFNGTYTGSKTITGYGLKNLLGKETNYIKERIATAEQFCLNEFAEDTSLNQTCSGSLISSRFDRMIATVNVSGSATENADYQLFRYQIQPAVQEIAKSMQRTAASFGVSIGDDGLVIQ from the coding sequence ATGTTTGGGAAGCAAATTATAACCATCGTACTAACACTTGGGATATCCACTATGGGATGCACCAAACAAGAAAACAACGAAGCGTCACTACTTGCTTCCTTAGCACTTGTTGGTGCGGGTGGAAACCAAACTGCCTTTTTAGAAACCTATTCCCAAATTGCCTTCCAAAACTATAGCGATGCTTATGCGGATGTAGTTTTGATGCGAGAAAAGGTAACCACCTTTACACAAAAAGCCTCTCCTTCTCTTTCCGAACTAAACGAAATCAGAACCCTTTGGAGAAAAGCAAGGAGGAGTTACTTACAAGCAGAAATCTTCCGTTTTAGCCAAGGACCTGTGGATAACCCAAATCTTACGGGAGGTGTGGAACTCGAACCTTTGATGAATTCCTGGCCTTTAGATGAAGGATACATTGATACAGTTGTGTTAGCAGGTACTGTCACGAAACAAGGATTAATCGATAAAAACCAAGGTGATTGTTCTAGTGGAACATGCCCCGATGGAGATACTGCTAAAAATATCTCTGTTGGTTGGCATGCCATAGAATATATCTTATGGGGAGTTGATGCGACAAATAACTCAACACCAGGTACAAGCATCACCCAAACTAACTTTACCACTGCGAATGGATCTGGAAGTGCACAAGCCAAACGTTCTGCTTATTTATTGTATGCTACAGAAATTTTAGAATCACATTTACTGCTCATAAAAAATGCATGGGATCCTTCTATCTCAGGTTCCTATGTTCAAAAATTCAAAACGAGTTCCACTTCTTTTGAAAATATCCTAAGAGGGATTGCCAAGTTTGCAGGTGGTGAATGGGGAGGAGAAAGAATGACAGGTGTTTTTGGTGGAGACCAGGAAGAAGAACATTCTTGTTTTTCCGACAATACAAAATCAGACTTTTATTATGATGCCAAAGGTTTAGAGAATATCTTTAACGGAACCTACACTGGTTCGAAAACCATCACCGGGTATGGACTGAAAAATCTATTAGGCAAAGAAACAAATTATATCAAAGAAAGGATCGCGACTGCAGAACAATTCTGTTTGAATGAATTTGCTGAAGATACTTCCCTAAATCAAACCTGTAGTGGCAGTCTCATTTCTAGTCGATTTGATCGAATGATCGCAACCGTCAATGTATCGGGTTCTGCTACTGAAAATGCAGATTACCAACTCTTTCGTTATCAAATCCAACCTGCTGTTCAAGAAATCGCAAAGTCAATGCAAAGAACCGCAGCGAGTTTTGGAGTTTCCATCGGTGACGATGGCCTTGTGATCCAATAA
- a CDS encoding TonB-dependent receptor family protein: MNTFRFRFQLLVILLFFLSRNNYAQSGTEEKEQIPQKNEGIHVIGNKKEDLKKIPGSAYILDNKYLQEASPTDPMEALRRAPGASVRFQDAAGLTPNIGFRGVSNEESRKTLILEDGILTSLSPYGQPESYYSPSIERMERIEVIKGSGSILFGPNTIGGIVNFVTKRPPVESTFYTKNVGGENGYLSTYNSYGKSFGSSAFEVSLLRKQGNGFRNYQNFDVTEGNVKWIQDWNENHTTTIKLGYHMQNAQSTYLGLSQGLFWKDPRINPAKYDEKQLNRSQTIISHNWKLTDEHSLIIRGYVSQAERNWARQDFLSGKTDEGGYLNPPTDTLRTYSPGIIGNRPGDSIYMRETYTSRDQSFLVGGLETKLESKFSTFGLKHETDLGIRFHGENNLTQTNVKKTDDPLGYLTKASLQEESLSNNLLQPSLPNFNLNRQERKIEAFASYFQDRIQLSENWKLIPGIRYEEVRQKAITTRRQATQEDYRLGAVLPNDVSVNRRSSSESRTHIILPGIGITYDITKKFIWFSGAHKGFSPPTFGTSFSPQGNDYRLKPETSTNYESGIRGDLTSYLYTELVGYKMYFRDQIINVNEVGGENGIRPANTGYSTHTGGEAVVVWDPAKMQKSEWRVPIELIYSRIEAKSRSFNPFPVSQTSDGRELIEIVPAYTVNNYQFISSDTTGNYLPYVPKETITTAISISSPQGYYGRLEYQYIGKQYSDLLNTKDESEDGNKGIIPKVELWNTSLGYRSPDKWSVFINAKNIQDKQYVSGRLPTGIQPGPFRQINVGFTLEL, translated from the coding sequence ATGAATACGTTCCGATTCCGTTTTCAATTACTTGTTATCCTCCTTTTCTTTCTTAGTCGTAACAATTACGCACAATCTGGGACAGAAGAAAAAGAACAAATTCCTCAAAAGAATGAAGGAATCCATGTCATTGGTAACAAAAAAGAAGACCTAAAAAAAATCCCAGGTTCTGCTTATATCCTCGATAATAAATACTTACAAGAAGCATCACCGACCGATCCAATGGAAGCGTTAAGGAGGGCTCCTGGAGCCAGTGTTAGGTTCCAAGACGCAGCAGGACTCACACCCAATATCGGATTTAGAGGGGTAAGTAATGAAGAATCAAGGAAAACATTAATCCTTGAAGATGGTATTCTCACATCTCTATCTCCTTATGGGCAACCAGAAAGTTATTACTCCCCGTCAATTGAAAGAATGGAACGAATTGAAGTGATTAAGGGATCTGGTTCCATTTTATTTGGGCCAAATACGATTGGTGGAATTGTGAATTTTGTCACCAAACGTCCGCCAGTTGAATCAACCTTTTATACAAAAAACGTAGGGGGCGAAAATGGATACCTTTCTACCTATAATTCCTATGGTAAAAGTTTTGGATCAAGTGCATTTGAAGTTTCTCTTTTAAGAAAACAAGGAAATGGATTTCGGAATTATCAAAATTTTGACGTAACAGAAGGAAATGTAAAATGGATTCAAGATTGGAATGAGAACCATACCACAACTATCAAATTAGGTTATCATATGCAAAATGCACAATCGACTTACTTAGGTTTGTCGCAAGGATTATTTTGGAAAGATCCAAGAATCAATCCTGCCAAGTATGATGAAAAACAATTAAATCGCAGCCAGACCATTATATCTCATAATTGGAAATTAACAGATGAACATTCCCTCATCATTCGAGGTTATGTTTCCCAAGCAGAAAGAAATTGGGCAAGGCAAGACTTTTTATCTGGAAAGACCGATGAAGGTGGATATTTAAATCCACCGACCGATACACTTAGAACATACTCTCCAGGCATCATTGGCAACCGACCTGGCGACAGTATTTATATGCGAGAAACGTACACAAGCAGAGACCAATCTTTTTTAGTTGGTGGTTTGGAAACAAAACTGGAATCCAAATTTTCAACCTTTGGTTTAAAACATGAAACGGACCTTGGAATCAGATTCCATGGTGAAAATAATCTGACACAAACAAATGTAAAAAAAACTGACGATCCATTAGGGTATCTAACCAAAGCGAGTCTGCAAGAGGAATCCCTTTCAAATAACTTATTACAACCTTCCTTACCGAATTTTAACCTAAACCGACAAGAAAGAAAAATTGAAGCCTTTGCCTCTTATTTCCAAGACAGGATCCAACTATCTGAGAATTGGAAATTGATTCCAGGGATTAGATATGAAGAAGTGAGACAAAAAGCAATTACCACTAGAAGGCAAGCGACACAAGAAGATTATAGATTAGGTGCTGTTTTACCCAATGATGTTTCTGTCAATAGAAGGAGTTCAAGTGAATCCAGAACTCATATCATCCTTCCTGGAATTGGAATCACTTACGATATCACAAAAAAGTTCATTTGGTTTTCGGGAGCTCATAAAGGATTTTCTCCTCCTACCTTTGGAACTTCCTTTAGCCCACAAGGTAATGACTATCGACTCAAACCAGAAACTTCTACAAATTACGAATCTGGCATCAGAGGTGATTTAACTTCCTATCTATACACAGAACTAGTTGGTTATAAAATGTATTTTCGTGATCAAATCATCAACGTGAACGAAGTTGGTGGAGAAAACGGGATTAGACCAGCAAACACTGGTTATTCTACCCATACTGGAGGTGAAGCAGTTGTTGTTTGGGATCCGGCAAAAATGCAAAAATCAGAATGGAGAGTGCCCATTGAGTTGATCTACTCTCGCATTGAAGCTAAATCGAGAAGTTTTAATCCTTTCCCAGTATCCCAAACTAGTGATGGACGTGAATTGATAGAGATTGTACCTGCTTATACAGTCAATAACTACCAATTCATCTCTAGTGATACAACTGGAAATTATTTACCCTATGTTCCCAAAGAAACAATTACAACAGCGATTTCGATTTCGTCACCACAAGGATATTATGGTCGTTTAGAATACCAATATATTGGAAAACAATATTCAGATTTACTGAACACGAAAGATGAATCGGAAGATGGAAATAAAGGGATCATTCCAAAAGTGGAATTATGGAATACAAGTTTAGGGTATCGATCTCCAGACAAATGGTCAGTCTTCATCAATGCTAAAAACATCCAAGATAAACAATATGTATCGGGAAGACTACCAACTGGGATCCAACCTGGTCCATTCCGACAAATCAATGTTGGTTTTACCTTGGAATTATAA
- a CDS encoding imelysin family protein, which produces MKQNNILSKIIFYSFYLLLINCGTKPGQSSDNAQILGLVDTYFRNYSTSSLLLDISNNLILPKYTNLNNKITNLQTTANAYVTTTDVTNLTNVRNAWMKADLAYRQIEWAYFGPASIPYNVYLYLDSFTRSYPIDPTSIESKITSNLAPTGLRVDGMDAVEYLLFKDNVTTTNTAFADTNRKTYLTKLIQDIKTQSGLLLYHWDKSRSSSFYNSFTNAGKGSAEYPNTKDGLTEITNQLVFFCNTMIDIKIAEPSGLRATNLGVKDITKVETPYANLSLDSLIQNLQGISDLGDVGLYRFLALRNDSIVPRLQEQIKSTISSVNSLKSKYGTFQNAITNGNQDVEAMLGEFKELRVMISTELISSLGGTIGASTNDGD; this is translated from the coding sequence ATGAAACAAAACAATATTCTATCAAAAATTATCTTCTATAGTTTCTACCTACTTCTGATCAACTGTGGAACAAAACCTGGACAATCCTCTGATAATGCCCAAATATTAGGACTTGTTGATACCTACTTCCGAAACTATTCAACTTCCAGTCTGTTACTGGATATTTCCAATAATCTAATCCTTCCTAAATATACCAATTTAAACAATAAAATCACAAATCTTCAGACAACTGCCAATGCATATGTAACAACAACTGATGTGACAAACCTTACTAATGTAAGAAATGCTTGGATGAAAGCAGATTTAGCATATCGGCAAATTGAATGGGCTTATTTTGGCCCCGCCTCCATTCCCTATAATGTGTATTTATATTTAGATAGTTTTACTAGATCCTATCCGATTGATCCAACTTCCATAGAATCCAAAATCACCTCTAATTTAGCACCTACTGGACTCCGAGTTGATGGTATGGATGCAGTTGAATACCTACTGTTCAAAGACAATGTTACAACTACAAATACAGCTTTTGCAGATACAAATCGGAAAACATATCTAACAAAACTCATCCAAGACATTAAAACACAATCTGGATTATTACTTTACCATTGGGATAAATCAAGATCTTCTTCCTTTTATAATTCCTTCACAAATGCGGGGAAAGGAAGTGCTGAATACCCAAATACAAAAGATGGTTTAACGGAAATTACTAACCAATTGGTATTTTTCTGTAACACAATGATTGATATTAAAATTGCCGAACCTTCTGGATTACGTGCAACCAATCTAGGAGTAAAAGATATTACAAAAGTAGAAACTCCTTATGCAAATTTATCATTAGACTCACTCATCCAAAACCTACAAGGAATTTCTGATTTAGGAGACGTAGGACTCTATCGATTTTTAGCTCTCAGAAATGATTCCATTGTCCCTAGGCTACAAGAACAAATCAAATCGACAATTTCATCCGTTAATTCCCTTAAATCAAAATATGGTACGTTCCAAAATGCGATCACAAATGGAAACCAAGATGTAGAGGCGATGTTAGGTGAATTCAAAGAACTCCGTGTGATGATCAGTACAGAATTAATTAGTTCTCTTGGTGGAACCATTGGAGCGAGTACAAATGACGGTGATTAA
- a CDS encoding HEAT repeat domain-containing protein, whose translation MQILDKSFIFLFVCGLSLNCFGGPNEPETQEVLPVEEEIPTEMLIKTLESGSNFDRGQAAIQLGSRGITKAIPSLRKMLNEKDPGLRAGAAIALGELKDKVSSSTIANLMWSDTENPKDVYLDALTRMKDPSVLNRIYPLLEDDNATLRLQTVDALVQIGNRSVGSQILNLALKNKNREKDKTFAMALGKLNVSSAESYLVNLTKIQDETPTLAASYLALGRIKAKNASEILIKALTLPYDKGKENASMALIEIANPTVVPKVFAVLKSDNLESKMYATDVLCAIPSKEAAKLAFGILSSDETKNWGYAAKIIGRQKYKEGKNRIEELLLKPSTPERDNFAEALGWIGDPSSIPILRKVLLSGEKEGPYGSAWALGVMGAKEAVPDLIKALDKGDAKLMGYALEALGSIADPSALPKLKELLSDRPKMAPQILSTVALIPTEEARYLIEEATRSKDAEVYRPAMEEIAKRKDKKSIPLLISFVNSDNAEKRKLSYYALTAITGQKFRTAIEWNVWAKANP comes from the coding sequence ATGCAAATCCTAGATAAATCATTCATTTTCCTTTTCGTATGTGGCCTAAGCCTAAATTGTTTTGGTGGTCCAAACGAACCTGAAACTCAGGAGGTACTACCTGTGGAAGAAGAGATTCCGACTGAAATGCTCATCAAAACATTGGAATCTGGTTCCAATTTTGATAGAGGCCAAGCTGCGATCCAACTGGGAAGCCGTGGGATCACAAAAGCAATTCCAAGTCTTCGAAAGATGTTAAATGAAAAAGATCCTGGCTTAAGAGCAGGTGCAGCAATTGCACTTGGAGAATTAAAGGACAAGGTTTCTTCCTCTACCATTGCCAATTTGATGTGGTCTGATACAGAAAATCCGAAAGATGTTTATTTAGATGCATTAACTCGTATGAAAGATCCTTCTGTACTGAATCGAATTTATCCATTATTAGAAGATGATAATGCAACTCTACGATTACAAACTGTGGATGCATTGGTGCAGATTGGAAATCGATCTGTAGGCTCCCAAATTTTGAACTTGGCTTTAAAAAACAAAAACAGAGAAAAAGACAAAACCTTTGCAATGGCACTCGGAAAATTAAATGTAAGTTCCGCTGAATCGTATTTAGTCAATCTAACAAAAATCCAAGATGAAACTCCAACACTCGCTGCATCCTATTTAGCTCTCGGTAGGATTAAAGCAAAAAATGCCAGTGAAATACTCATCAAAGCCCTTACTCTACCTTATGATAAGGGTAAAGAAAATGCTTCCATGGCACTGATTGAAATTGCAAATCCAACGGTTGTGCCTAAAGTATTTGCTGTTTTAAAATCTGATAATTTAGAATCAAAAATGTATGCAACTGATGTGTTGTGTGCAATTCCTTCTAAAGAAGCAGCAAAACTTGCCTTTGGAATTTTATCTTCTGATGAAACGAAAAACTGGGGTTATGCGGCAAAAATCATTGGTCGACAAAAGTACAAAGAAGGAAAAAATCGAATCGAAGAATTACTCCTCAAACCATCAACTCCGGAACGAGATAATTTTGCAGAAGCACTTGGATGGATTGGAGATCCAAGTTCCATTCCTATCTTACGCAAAGTATTACTCTCCGGTGAAAAAGAAGGCCCTTATGGTTCTGCTTGGGCACTTGGTGTTATGGGAGCAAAAGAAGCAGTACCAGATCTCATCAAAGCATTAGACAAAGGAGACGCCAAACTGATGGGATATGCATTGGAAGCACTCGGATCCATTGCAGACCCAAGTGCCTTACCAAAACTAAAGGAACTATTATCAGATCGTCCTAAAATGGCTCCTCAAATTCTATCAACCGTTGCCCTAATTCCAACAGAAGAGGCAAGGTATCTTATCGAAGAAGCCACTCGTTCTAAGGATGCAGAAGTATACAGACCTGCGATGGAAGAAATAGCCAAACGAAAAGACAAAAAATCAATTCCACTTCTGATTTCATTTGTAAACAGTGATAATGCTGAAAAACGCAAATTAAGTTATTATGCACTAACAGCCATTACTGGTCAAAAATTTAGAACGGCTATAGAATGGAATGTTTGGGCGAAGGCAAATCCATAG
- a CDS encoding SGNH/GDSL hydrolase family protein, which produces MKTNKAFSLVLALFLAGSLSAQTQGEMFQRVGVVGDSLSQGFFGVTVEKKTQDWAYPVLVSKQAGASVSYNVLKGPFVNLEDVLKWDCGIFCIAESIIGGNKSTVSLPTHAGITGAEYTTLLKTSGKCEDITATKQAKEWYWAKWYWYTYRWVTVADCQEPDKFHRFGLRDAGTQAQVMEKVKPTFLFGSAGANHVLCTALHTSTDCLDEARFKRDIREFFRRMAAMGSLKGGVLFTVPNVTAIAFLEPYKDPSGRANYSGLKAFFRNSVSNPNQVLDANEIGTISNFLNMLNNEIKAQAATMRFAVADLRVIFDDLKENGRPIRSASGWSPGNARANWPLPNQPGVFGLDGVHPNMYGHSLFANELIKAINTRYGYSIPQVSEYTAWYYDTLNRNPVDLKKFLTENIFGQAISWVVSIFT; this is translated from the coding sequence ATGAAGACAAATAAAGCATTCAGTTTGGTGCTCGCTTTGTTTCTGGCAGGTTCATTATCTGCGCAAACACAAGGTGAAATGTTCCAAAGAGTTGGGGTCGTAGGAGATTCCTTAAGCCAAGGTTTTTTTGGTGTCACCGTAGAGAAAAAAACACAAGATTGGGCTTATCCCGTTCTTGTATCAAAACAAGCAGGAGCATCCGTATCTTATAATGTTTTGAAAGGACCTTTCGTTAACTTAGAAGATGTCCTTAAGTGGGATTGTGGGATTTTTTGTATTGCGGAAAGCATCATCGGTGGAAACAAATCCACTGTTTCCTTACCAACACATGCAGGTATCACAGGTGCAGAGTATACAACTCTATTAAAAACATCAGGTAAATGTGAAGATATCACTGCCACAAAACAAGCAAAAGAATGGTATTGGGCAAAGTGGTATTGGTATACATATCGTTGGGTAACTGTTGCTGATTGTCAGGAACCAGACAAATTCCACAGATTTGGTTTACGTGATGCAGGAACGCAAGCGCAAGTGATGGAGAAAGTAAAACCAACTTTCTTATTTGGTTCTGCTGGAGCAAACCACGTACTTTGTACTGCACTTCATACATCTACTGATTGTTTAGACGAAGCTCGTTTCAAAAGAGACATTCGTGAATTTTTCAGAAGAATGGCTGCTATGGGAAGTTTAAAAGGTGGGGTTTTATTTACTGTTCCAAACGTAACAGCAATTGCCTTTCTTGAACCTTACAAAGATCCAAGTGGCAGAGCAAATTACTCTGGACTCAAAGCATTTTTTAGAAACTCCGTATCAAATCCAAACCAAGTTTTGGATGCGAATGAAATCGGAACTATTTCCAACTTTTTAAATATGTTGAACAACGAAATCAAAGCTCAAGCTGCTACAATGCGTTTTGCAGTTGCTGACTTACGTGTGATTTTTGATGACCTTAAAGAAAACGGAAGACCGATTCGTAGTGCTTCTGGTTGGTCACCAGGAAATGCTCGCGCAAATTGGCCACTTCCTAACCAACCAGGTGTTTTTGGTTTAGATGGTGTCCACCCAAATATGTATGGTCACTCACTATTTGCTAATGAGTTGATCAAAGCAATTAACACACGTTATGGATATTCAATTCCACAAGTGAGTGAATACACTGCTTGGTATTACGATACTTTGAATCGAAATCCAGTTGATTTGAAAAAATTCTTAACAGAGAATATTTTCGGTCAGGCAATTTCTTGGGTAGTATCAATCTTTACATAA